One part of the Kryptolebias marmoratus isolate JLee-2015 linkage group LG13, ASM164957v2, whole genome shotgun sequence genome encodes these proteins:
- the LOC108229700 gene encoding guanylyl cyclase-activating protein 1, translating into MGNHGSNLDDILAEDMHHWYNKFMRESPSGLITLFELKAILNLKGITEHANSYVEQVFFTFDMDGDGYIDFVEYIAAVSLLLKGEINQKLKWYFKLFDQDGNGKIDKEELETIFTVSSALIPANNEHVITSKTRRTKKLKCG; encoded by the exons ATGGGGAACCACGGCTCGAACCTGGACGACATCCTGGCCGAGGACATGCACCACTGGTACAACAagttcatgagggagtctccatcAGGCCTCATCACGCTGTTCGAGCTGAAGGCCATCCTCAACCTGAAGGGCATCACAGAGCACGCCAACAGCTACGTGGAGCAGGTCTTCTTCACCTTCGACATGGACGGG GACGGTTACATCGACTTCGTGGAGTACATCGCTGCCGtcagcctgctgctgaaaggagAGATCAACCAGAAGCTGAAGTGGTACTTCAAACTGTTCGACCAGGACGGGAACGGCAAGATCGACAAGGAAGAGCTGGAGACCATCTTCACGGTGAGTTCTGCTTTAATACCAGCTAATAACGAACACGTCATCACCAGTAAGACCAGGAGAACCAAGAAACTCAAGTGTggataa